Proteins encoded in a region of the Oculatellaceae cyanobacterium genome:
- a CDS encoding family 1 glycosylhydrolase, with protein MSLEQLNLPPLEVWAGLECTVNRVGDRYFDQTERNGHATRISDLDLFAELGIRAIRYPVVWERTAPNGLETADWSWADERLERLRSLNICPIVGLVHHGSGPSNTSLIDPQFPEKLAVYARAVAERYPWVTHYTPVNEPLTTARFSGMYGHWYPHGRDDLTFARALLTQCRGVVLAMRAIREVNPHAQLVQTDDLGKTFSTPLLAYQAELENERRWLTFDLLCGRLNRQHPMWEYLCPFIGVDEDELNWFLDNPCPPDIIGINHYLTSERFIDERLENYPSWTHGGNGKHQYADVEAVRVCAEGTAGARILLKETWERYQLPIAVTEVHLGCTREEQLRWLKEVWDAAQSLRQQGVDIRAITAWSLLGAYDWNSLVTRDAGHYEPGVFDLRGSHPRPTALAQMLKDLADGRKPDHPLLEIPGWWRRPERLLYPPFSCSLNAEQGDIATISRSDVRPLVIAGATGTLGKAFARICEIRGIPYRLLTRQEMDITNPASINRALTELKPWAVVNAAGYVRVDDAEREADACLRSNAEGAANLAVACANLGVVLLTFSSDLVFNGADTTPYVESSAVAPLNVYGRSKAIAETRVLESLPTSLVIRTSAFFGPWDEYNFVTIALRELSAGKTFVAAEDAIVSPTYVPDLVNTSLDLLIDREFGVWHLANQSEITWAELARLAAKQAGVNAKGIEARPLQDFGFAAPRPSYSVLGSERGVLLSTLDDAIARYLSDREVPI; from the coding sequence ATGAGTTTAGAGCAACTCAATCTCCCACCTTTGGAAGTGTGGGCTGGATTGGAGTGTACAGTTAATCGCGTTGGCGATCGCTATTTTGACCAAACAGAACGCAACGGTCATGCAACCCGTATTTCCGACCTAGATTTATTTGCAGAATTAGGTATACGTGCCATTCGTTACCCTGTTGTGTGGGAACGCACCGCACCCAACGGTTTAGAAACGGCTGATTGGTCATGGGCAGATGAACGTTTAGAACGTTTGCGTTCTCTGAATATTTGCCCCATTGTCGGTTTAGTTCATCACGGTAGCGGGCCTAGTAATACCAGCTTAATCGATCCACAATTCCCTGAAAAACTTGCTGTTTACGCCCGTGCAGTTGCAGAACGTTATCCTTGGGTAACTCATTACACCCCTGTAAATGAACCACTAACAACAGCACGTTTTAGTGGGATGTACGGTCACTGGTATCCTCATGGGCGTGACGACCTCACGTTTGCGCGGGCATTACTAACACAGTGTCGTGGTGTTGTGCTGGCAATGCGCGCGATTCGAGAAGTTAATCCCCATGCTCAACTGGTGCAAACTGATGATTTAGGTAAGACTTTTAGCACACCGCTACTTGCCTACCAAGCTGAGTTAGAAAATGAAAGGCGTTGGTTAACCTTTGATTTACTATGTGGCAGGCTGAACCGCCAGCATCCGATGTGGGAATATTTATGTCCATTTATAGGCGTAGATGAGGATGAACTTAATTGGTTTTTAGATAATCCCTGCCCACCAGATATTATCGGGATTAACCATTATCTAACCAGTGAACGTTTTATAGACGAGCGCCTAGAAAACTACCCATCTTGGACGCATGGTGGCAATGGCAAGCACCAATACGCAGATGTAGAAGCCGTCCGAGTTTGTGCTGAAGGTACTGCTGGTGCGCGTATCTTGCTAAAAGAAACTTGGGAACGCTACCAACTACCAATTGCTGTTACTGAAGTACACCTGGGCTGCACTCGCGAAGAACAACTGCGTTGGTTAAAGGAAGTTTGGGACGCAGCCCAAAGTTTGCGACAACAAGGTGTAGATATCCGTGCTATTACCGCTTGGTCTTTACTCGGTGCATACGACTGGAATAGTTTAGTAACTCGTGATGCTGGTCATTACGAGCCTGGTGTATTTGACTTGCGTGGTTCACACCCGCGCCCAACAGCATTAGCTCAAATGCTCAAGGATTTAGCTGATGGCAGAAAACCAGATCATCCTTTGTTGGAAATACCTGGCTGGTGGCGCAGACCAGAACGGTTGCTGTATCCACCATTTAGTTGTTCTCTAAATGCAGAACAAGGAGATATTGCCACTATCTCTCGCTCTGATGTGCGTCCTTTAGTAATTGCTGGGGCAACAGGGACATTAGGCAAAGCTTTTGCCAGAATATGTGAAATTCGCGGCATTCCGTATCGCCTGTTAACACGCCAGGAAATGGATATTACAAATCCTGCGTCTATTAATAGAGCGTTAACTGAACTGAAACCTTGGGCAGTTGTCAACGCGGCGGGGTACGTGCGTGTAGATGATGCAGAACGCGAAGCTGATGCCTGCTTACGCTCAAATGCTGAAGGTGCGGCAAACTTGGCTGTTGCTTGCGCTAATTTGGGAGTAGTGCTGCTGACTTTCTCATCAGATCTGGTATTCAATGGTGCAGACACTACCCCTTATGTAGAAAGTAGTGCCGTTGCACCCTTGAATGTGTATGGGCGTAGTAAAGCGATCGCAGAAACGCGAGTTTTGGAATCTTTGCCAACTTCTTTAGTAATTCGTACCAGTGCTTTCTTTGGCCCTTGGGATGAGTATAACTTTGTGACGATCGCACTACGTGAGTTATCTGCTGGAAAGACATTTGTAGCAGCAGAAGATGCGATCGTTTCCCCTACTTATGTACCTGATCTAGTGAATACTAGCTTAGATTTGTTAATAGATCGGGAATTTGGTGTTTGGCATCTAGCAAACCAAAGTGAAATCACTTGGGCTGAATTGGCACGCCTAGCAGCAAAGCAAGCAGGTGTGAATGCCAAGGGTATTGAAGCACGTCCATTGCAAGACTTTGGTTTCGCAGCGCCTCGTCCTAGCTACAGTGTACTCGGTAGTGAACGAGGTGTTTTACTCTCTACTTTGGATGATGCGATCGCTCGATACTTGAGCGATCGCGAAGTTCCAATTTAA
- the galE gene encoding UDP-glucose 4-epimerase GalE produces the protein MSQTILVTGGAGYIGSHAVLALQQAGYEVIVLDNLSYGHRELVEQVLKVKLIVGDTSDRALLDQLFATHNIAAVMHFAAYIAVGESVVEPAKYYRNNVIGTLTLLEAMLNASINKFIFSSTCALYGEPKTVPIPEDHPFNPISPYATSKLMVEQMLSDFDVAYNLKSVRFRYFNAAGADPNGLLGEDHSPETHLIPLVLLTALGKRDSVSIFGTDYDTRDGTCIRDYIHVTDLAQAHVLGLDYLLKGGESQVFNLGNGNGFSVREVIETAKQVTGKEIKIVESDRRPGDPPILVGSSDKARTILGWNPKYPEVNEIITHAWQWHQQRHQ, from the coding sequence GTGTCGCAAACAATTCTTGTAACTGGGGGCGCAGGATATATTGGCTCCCACGCAGTTCTAGCACTGCAACAAGCTGGATATGAAGTAATCGTTTTAGATAACCTTTCATACGGGCATCGAGAGCTTGTAGAACAGGTATTGAAAGTTAAGTTAATTGTCGGCGATACAAGCGATCGCGCTTTGTTAGATCAATTATTTGCCACGCACAATATTGCCGCAGTCATGCACTTTGCTGCTTATATTGCAGTGGGTGAGTCGGTTGTTGAGCCAGCTAAATATTACCGCAACAATGTCATCGGCACACTGACGCTTTTAGAAGCAATGTTAAACGCTTCTATTAATAAATTTATATTTTCTTCAACTTGCGCTCTCTACGGGGAACCTAAAACAGTTCCCATTCCTGAAGATCATCCCTTCAATCCCATCAGCCCCTATGCAACCAGTAAGCTGATGGTAGAACAAATGCTTTCGGATTTTGATGTTGCCTATAACTTAAAATCAGTTCGTTTCCGTTATTTTAATGCTGCAGGAGCAGATCCTAATGGCTTACTTGGTGAAGATCATAGCCCTGAAACTCACTTAATTCCATTAGTACTTTTAACTGCTTTAGGTAAGCGAGATTCAGTATCAATTTTTGGCACAGATTATGATACTAGAGATGGTACTTGTATTCGGGATTATATTCACGTTACCGACTTAGCACAAGCTCATGTTTTAGGTTTAGATTACTTACTAAAAGGTGGAGAAAGTCAAGTTTTTAACTTAGGAAATGGCAATGGTTTCTCAGTTAGAGAAGTAATTGAAACAGCCAAGCAAGTAACGGGTAAAGAAATCAAAATAGTAGAGAGCGATCGCAGACCAGGCGATCCACCTATTTTAGTTGGTAGTAGCGACAAAGCTAGAACAATTTTGGGATGGAATCCTAAGTATCCTGAAGTAAATGAAATCATAACTCATGCGTGGCAATGGCATCAGCAACGCCATCAATAG
- a CDS encoding ATP-grasp domain-containing protein has protein sequence MKTVASQPNLNLSTKKYDFQYLQGSSLSDLFASDITDKRYGFIPNYPATANWAAFPNKKKYFLQDGSSESTKTSFDKICQKEPWKNLAVLGDKLPGVVIIPPPKLLVEYWQDYFGISSNMEMIDCSSYLDELSQSSQFDKLITLFPFDNLNPEKHAVNPDTHYHLLSKVTLAELGVQCPKYNSYNLRQVNLEDIPLPEQFPYLIKTSHGLSGEGTYIIRNTSDLNYCLEEVRKYLHIELLDTIIVSEFVKNAVENYCVQFYVSKTGEITLIGTTTQLVTPEGDYLGGLIHYRETDMSKFFEMIAAVGRYAHQQGYFGVIGFDVLEDQDGELYAIDANFRVNGSTPLCLQRHNLLQVGKEVAKYSTDYRMDGTLDSILVTLKPELERKDLMILSALERVKYGKIYTEIYGIVAGETLLDMQQIERNLKDKGLHLVS, from the coding sequence TTGAAAACAGTTGCATCCCAACCAAACCTTAATCTTTCAACAAAAAAATACGACTTTCAGTACTTACAAGGAAGTTCTTTGTCGGATCTTTTTGCGTCGGACATCACAGATAAACGTTATGGGTTTATCCCAAATTACCCTGCAACTGCAAATTGGGCAGCTTTCCCAAATAAGAAAAAATACTTTCTTCAAGACGGCAGTAGTGAATCTACTAAAACTTCCTTTGATAAGATTTGCCAAAAGGAACCCTGGAAAAATTTGGCTGTGTTAGGCGATAAACTGCCAGGAGTTGTAATTATTCCGCCGCCAAAGTTGCTGGTAGAATACTGGCAGGATTATTTTGGTATCTCCTCCAATATGGAGATGATTGATTGCTCAAGCTATCTCGATGAACTTAGCCAGAGTTCGCAGTTTGACAAACTGATCACGCTATTTCCTTTTGATAATCTTAATCCTGAAAAACACGCGGTTAATCCAGATACTCACTACCACTTACTTAGTAAAGTAACACTAGCCGAGCTAGGGGTACAATGTCCAAAATACAACAGCTATAATCTACGTCAAGTTAATCTGGAAGACATTCCCTTACCAGAGCAATTTCCCTACTTAATCAAAACATCTCACGGACTTTCAGGGGAAGGCACTTATATTATCAGAAACACCAGCGATTTAAACTATTGCCTGGAAGAAGTAAGAAAATATCTCCATATTGAGTTATTGGATACGATCATTGTCTCCGAATTTGTCAAAAATGCGGTGGAAAACTACTGCGTGCAATTTTATGTCAGCAAGACTGGAGAAATAACGCTCATCGGTACTACTACTCAACTCGTTACCCCAGAAGGGGACTATTTAGGCGGACTAATTCATTACCGCGAAACTGACATGAGCAAATTTTTTGAGATGATTGCTGCGGTTGGTAGATATGCTCATCAGCAGGGTTATTTCGGTGTTATCGGTTTCGATGTGCTAGAAGATCAAGATGGAGAACTTTATGCGATCGATGCTAATTTCCGAGTCAATGGTTCCACTCCACTGTGTTTACAACGCCATAACTTATTGCAAGTTGGAAAAGAAGTAGCTAAATATTCTACTGATTACCGCATGGATGGAACATTGGACTCGATTCTAGTTACATTGAAGCCAGAATTAGAGCGCAAGGATTTGATGATTTTATCTGCTTTAGAGAGAGTAAAATACGGGAAAATCTACACCGAAATTTATGGGATTGTTGCTGGAGAGACACTCTTAGATATGCAACAGATTGAGAGGAACTTAAAAGATAAAGGATTACACTTAGTTAGTTAA